From a single Leishmania infantum JPCM5 genome chromosome 36 genomic region:
- the ALD gene encoding fructose-1,6-bisphosphate aldolase, with translation MSRVTIFQSQLPACNRLKTPYESELIATVKKLTTPGKGLLAADESIGSCTKRFEPIGLSNTEEHRRQYRALMLEAEGFEQYISGVILHEETVGQKASNGQTFPEYLTARGVVPGIKTDMGLCPLLEGAEGEQMTEGLDGYVKRASAYYKKGCRFCKWRNVYKIQNGTVSESAVRFNAETLARYAILSQISGLVPIVEPEVMIDGKHDIDTCQRVSEHVWREVVAALQRHGVIWEGCLLKPNMVVPGAESGQTAAPAQVAHYTVMTLARTMPAMLPGVMFLSGGLSEVQASEYLNAINNSPLPRPYFLSFSYARALQSSALKAWGGKDSGVAAGRRAFLHRARMNSMAQLGKYKRADDDASSSSLYVKGNTY, from the coding sequence ATGTCGCGTGTAACGATCTTTCAGAGCCAGCTGCCGGCGTGCAACCGCCTCAAGACGCCGTACGAGTCGGAGCTGATTGCGACGGTCAAGAAGCTGACGACACCGGGCAAGGGCCTCCTGGCGGCGGATGAGTCGATCGGCTCGTGCACGAAGCGGTTCGAGCCGATTGGGCTGAGCAACACGGAGGAGCACCGCCGGCAGTACCGCGCGCTgatgctggaggcggagggctTCGAGCAGTACATCAGCGGCGTCATCCTGCACGAAGAGACGGTTGGCCAGAAAGCGAGCAACGGGCAGACGTTCCCAGAGTACCTGACGGCGCGCGGTGTTGTGCCTGGGATCAAGACGGACATGGGACTGTGTccgctgctcgagggcgCAGAAGGGGAACAGATGACGGAGGGCCTGGACGGCTACGTGAAGCGCGCGTCTGCCTACTACAAGAAGGGATGCCGCTTCTGCAAGTGGCGCAACGTGTACAAGATCCAAAACGGAACGGTGTCGGAGTCCGCAGTGCGCTTCAACGCGGAGACGCTCGCGCGCTACGCGATCCTGTCGCAGATAAGCGGGCTTGTGCCGATCGTGGAACCGGAAGTGATGATCGACGGCAAGCACGATATCGACACCTGCCAGCGCGTTTCAGAGCACGTGTGgcgcgaggtggtggcggcgctgcagcgccacggcgttATTTGGGAGGGTTGCCTGCTGAAGCCGAACATGGTGGTTCCCGGCGCCGAGTCCGGCcagacggcggcaccggcacagGTGGCGCACTACACGGTGATGACGCTTGCGCGCACGATGCCGGCGATGCTACCTGGCGTGATGTTCCTGTCCGGTGGGCTGAGCGAGGTCCAGGCGAGCGAGTACCTGAACGCGATTAACAACAGCCCGCTGCCACGGCCGTATTTCCTGAGTTTCTcgtacgcgcgcgcgcttcaATCTTCTGCGTTGAAGGCGTGGGGTGGAAAGGACtccggcgtcgctgccggacGCCGCGCTTTCTTgcaccgcgcgcgcatgAACTCGATGGCGCAGCTTGGCAAGTACAagcgcgccgacgacgacgcctcctcctcgtccctgTACGTCAAAGGCAACACCTATTAA
- a CDS encoding putative 40S ribosomal protein S9, whose amino-acid sequence MRNYNNFNRVWKAPRRPFEKERLDREMKLCGQYGLRCKREIWRVNMTLSKMRRTARLLLTLPENHPRRLLEGSAIMRRCHEYGFLDEEKDKLDYVLSLTVPDILERRLQTIVFKAGLAKSVHHARVLIQQRHIAVAKQIVTIPSFIVRVSSERHIAFADASPFGNGRPGRVKRVRAKAAKRHAGGGDDDE is encoded by the coding sequence ATGCGCAACTACAACAACTTCAACCGCGTGTGGAAggcgccgcgtcgtccgttcgagaaggagcgcctcgACCGCGAGATGAAGCTGTGCGGCCAGTACGGTCTGCGCTGCAAGCGTGAGATCTGGCGTGTGAACATGACGCTGTCCAAGATGCGCCGCACGGCccgtctgctgctgacgctgccggaGAACCACCCCCGCCGTCTGCTGGAGGGTTCCGCCAtcatgcgccgctgccacgagTATGGCTTCCTCGACGAGGAGAAGGACAAGCTGGATTACGTGCTGTCGCTGACGGTGCCGGACATTctcgagcgccgcctgcagaCCATCGTCTTCAAGGCCGGTCTCGCCAAGTCCGTGCACCACGCCCGCGTCCTgattcagcagcgccacatcgccgtcgccaagCAGATTGTGACGATCCCGTCCTTCATCGTGCGCGTGAGCAGTGAGCGCCACATCGCCTTCGCTGATGCTTCGCCGTTCGGCAACGGCCGACCTGGCCGCGtcaagcgcgtgcgcgcgaagGCCGCCAAgcgccacgccggcggcggcgatgacgacgagtAA